A window of the Sabethes cyaneus chromosome 1, idSabCyanKW18_F2, whole genome shotgun sequence genome harbors these coding sequences:
- the LOC128743063 gene encoding achaete-scute complex protein T3-like, whose product MAAAVRSMALGQNIHNILPNNCILVQQKPINHHGKRPIAPAPMMVANLAQGVGLKNKISSSKKFAYCGLPYAPTPQQTASVQRRNARERNRVKQVNNGFANLRQHIPSTVVTALTNGGRGASKKLSKVDTLRIAVEYIRNLQRMLEENSENTNQKSLCQVSSSSSFYGTMSESSTASSPAPSHLSETSSTGTIAYSQMGGTTFKHEPYDIYVDPSTSPTPSYTSEAAPAIQLHHHQSLPALQHTQIVIPGMTSLSPSGNNNYLHAATGQPIYKTELYEHSYEERMSPQNPDDEELLDAISWWQQQ is encoded by the coding sequence ATGGCAGCAGCAGTGAGAAGTATGGCGCTTGGACAAAATATTCACAACATTCTGCCGAATAATTGTATTCTGGTGCAGCAGAAGCCGATCAATCACCATGGAAAGCGACCGATCGCGCCGGCTCCGATGATGGTGGCCAACCTGGCGCAGGGTGTCGGTCTTAAGAACAAGATTAGTTCGTCGAAAAAATTCGCTTACTGTGGATTGCCGTACGCTCCGACCCCGCAGCAGACGGCATCCGTCCAGCGTCGGAACGCTAGGGAGCGCAACCGAGTTAAGCAGGTCAACAATGGTTTTGCCAACCTTCGTCAGCACATCCCGAGCACGGTGGTAACTGCTTTGACCAACGGAGGACGAGGAGCCAGCAAAAAGTTAAGCAAAGTTGATACACTCCGGATCGCGGTGGAATACATTCGTAACCTCCAAAGGATGCTGgaagaaaacagtgaaaacacCAACCAGAAGAGTTTATGTCAGGTCTCCTCGTCCAGTTCCTTCTACGGTACGATGTCGGAATCTTCGACAGCCTCATCCCCAGCACCGTCCCATCTTTCGGAGACTTCCTCAACCGGAACGATCGCCTACAGTCAGATGGGAGGCACCACCTTCAAGCATGAACCCTACGATATCTATGTTGATCCTTCAACCTCACCGACTCCCTCGTACACATCGGAGGCGGCTCCAGCAATCCAGCTTCACCACCACCAATCGCTTCCTGCGCTGCAGCACACCCAAATCGTGATCCCAGGAATGACCAGCTTGAGTCCCAGTGGCAACAACAACTACCTTCACGCAGCCACCGGCCAGCCAATCTATAAGACCGAGCTGTACGAGCATTCCTACGAGGAACGAATGAGCCCGCAAAATCCGGACGACGAAGAACTGCTGGACGCAATCTCCTGGTGGCAGCAGCAGTAA